One stretch of Rhodoferax lithotrophicus DNA includes these proteins:
- a CDS encoding diaminopropionate ammonia-lyase, with protein sequence MTPHPFTLLTNPRFQANEAYGAECSNLLSATELAQAKTVISTWPGYAVTRLCSLPALAHTAGFASIHYKDEGSRFGLGSFKGLGGAYAVARLLCRELGQRLGRTVSHADLQNDPALRQACADITVTCATDGNHGRSVAWGAQMLGCRCVIYIHATVSEGRKDAIARYGAQVVRTSGNYDESVQQADRDAKANGWFVISDTSYPGYMDVPRDVMQGYQLMVHEAVRALPQWPTHVFVQAGVGGFAAAVCAYFWERSAEQRPVFVVVEPERADCLLQSARAGEVTAVKGDLGTLMAGLACGEVSLLAWQILATGANAFCSIPDAAAVDVMRLLASPQGGDPVIVAGESAVAGLAAALLTAQDNAARNALGLRSDSRVLLFGSEGDTDPALYQQLVGRSAAQVRAGAAA encoded by the coding sequence ATGACACCACACCCCTTTACCCTCCTGACCAACCCCCGTTTTCAAGCCAATGAGGCCTACGGCGCAGAGTGCAGCAACTTGCTCAGTGCCACGGAACTGGCGCAAGCCAAAACCGTCATCAGCACCTGGCCGGGTTATGCCGTGACCCGCCTGTGCTCGCTGCCGGCACTGGCCCACACGGCGGGTTTCGCCAGCATCCACTACAAAGATGAAGGTTCACGCTTTGGCCTTGGCAGTTTTAAAGGCCTGGGCGGGGCCTATGCGGTAGCCCGCCTGCTGTGCCGCGAACTCGGCCAGCGCTTGGGTCGAACGGTGAGCCATGCCGATCTGCAAAATGACCCAGCATTGCGCCAGGCCTGCGCCGACATCACCGTCACCTGCGCCACCGACGGCAACCATGGCCGCTCGGTGGCCTGGGGTGCGCAAATGCTGGGCTGCCGCTGCGTCATCTACATCCACGCCACGGTGAGCGAAGGGCGCAAGGACGCGATTGCCCGCTACGGCGCACAGGTGGTGCGCACCAGCGGCAATTACGACGAGTCGGTGCAACAGGCCGACCGCGATGCCAAGGCCAACGGCTGGTTTGTGATCTCTGACACCTCTTACCCCGGCTACATGGACGTGCCGCGTGACGTGATGCAGGGCTACCAGCTCATGGTGCATGAGGCCGTACGCGCCCTGCCGCAGTGGCCCACCCATGTGTTTGTGCAAGCCGGTGTGGGCGGTTTTGCGGCGGCGGTGTGCGCCTATTTTTGGGAGCGCAGCGCCGAGCAGCGCCCGGTGTTTGTGGTGGTAGAGCCCGAACGCGCCGACTGTCTGCTGCAAAGCGCCCGCGCCGGTGAAGTGACGGCCGTCAAGGGTGATCTGGGCACCTTGATGGCTGGCCTGGCCTGTGGCGAGGTCTCGCTGCTGGCCTGGCAGATTCTGGCCACCGGGGCCAACGCCTTTTGCAGCATCCCCGATGCCGCTGCGGTGGATGTGATGCGCCTGCTGGCTAGCCCGCAAGGTGGTGACCCGGTGATCGTCGCTGGTGAATCCGCCGTGGCTGGCTTGGCCGCTGCCCTGCTCACAGCGCAAGACAACGCCGCCCGCAACGCACTCGGCCTGCGGTCGGACAGCCGCGTGCTGCTGTTTGGCAGCGAGGGCGACACCGACCCCGCGCTGTACCAGCAACTGGTCGGCCGCAGTGCCGCCCAGGTGCGCGCGGGCGCAGCCGCATGA